TATCAGGAAATGCACGAATCCAGATTTTACCACCACGCTTGATGTAGCGGGTCATGGCACGACGTGCAGATTCAATTTGACGTGAGGACAACCAACCTCGGTTTGTGGCCTGCAGGCCAAAATCACCAAAGTTAATATCGGTTGCACCCTTGGCCGCGCCTTTCATGCGACCTTTAAACTGCTTTCTATGTTTTACCTTCTTGGGCATTAACATAACGACATACTCCTATCTGACAAGTCTACAGCTCTCGTGAGAGAACTTCGCCCTTGAAGATGAGAACCTTGACTCCGATAATACCGTAAGTAGTTTTCGCTTCAGCGAAACCATAATCGATATCGGCACGAATGGTGTGCAGAGGAACTCGGCCTTCACGATACCATTCGGTACGACTCATCTCGGCACCACCCAAACGACCACTGCAAGTGATCTTAATTCCCTGGGCGCCAAAACGCAGAGATTGTCCTACGCTACGCTTCATGGCGCGACGGAAAGCAACACGACGCTCCAGTTGAAGCGCGACGCCTTCCGCCACGAGCTGAGCATTCATCTCAGGCTTGCGAACTTCTTGAATATTCAGGAAAATTTCCTTATCGGTGAGTTTGGCCAGTTCCTGCTTCAGAGCCTCAACTTCCGAACCACGCTTACCGATAATGATCCCCGGACGCGCCGCATAAATATTCAGTTTCATCTTACCTGCAGCACGCTCAATCTCAATTTTAGAGATACCTGCATGATACAAGCGCTTTTTAAGATAATTACGCAGTTTCAGATCTTCATGGACAAAGCGTGCATAATCTTCGTCTGCATACCACTTCGATTCCCAGGTCCTGATGACACCCAGGCGAAACCCTACAGGATGAACTTTCTGGCCCAAACTATCACCTCCTTGATTGGCTAAATTTCGTCCAGGACAACCTGGACGTGACTGGTTGGTTTACGAATCTTGCTGGCGCGACCTTGAGCGCGAGGAATAAAGCGCTTCAATGCCGGTCCCTGGTCGACCGTAATCGTTTTTACATACAGTTTATCAACATCCGCTACGCCTTTTTGCTCGGCGTTAGCAACGGCTGACTTCACCAGTGCCGCAACGATACCAGCAGGCTTTTGCGGGGAAAAGCGCAAAATATTCAACGCTTCCTGTACATTTTTTCCGCGAATCATATCCACGACAAGGCGAGCCTTTTGCGGGGACATGCGGACAAATCTCAATTTCGCTTTTGCTTCCATCCGGTGACTCCGTTGCTGTTATTTTCTCTTGGACTTCTTATCTGCACCATGACCATAGTAAGTCCGTGTGGGTGCAAATTCGCCAAGTTTATGACCTACCATATTTTCAGTAACATAGACGGGAAGAAACTTCTTACCGTTATGTACAGCAAAGGTATGCCCTACGAATTCGGGAATAATCGTGCTACGACGAGACCAGGTTTTAATCACCTTGGTAGCCGTTGTTCCACCTTCCAAATCAACCTTACGCAGCAGACTTTCCTCTACATAAGGTCCCTTCTTAATTGATCTAGCCACGATACACTCCTCTACTTATTCCGGCGGCGGACAATAAACTTATCCGTGCGCTTGTTCGTACGGGTTTTATAACCCTTGGTGGGAACACCCCAAGGTGTAACCGGATGACGACCACCAGAACTTTTACCTTCACCACCACCGTGCGGGTGATCAACCGGGTTCATGGCAACACCACGAGACTGAGGACGCTTACCCAGCCAGCGATTACGCCCTGCCTTACCGATTTTGACGTTTTCATGGTCAGTATTACCGACTTGACCAATCGTTGCACAGCATTCCTGCAAAACCAGACGAACTTCACCAGAAGGCAAGCGAAGCTGAGCATAGCGGCCTTCCTTTGCGGCGATCATGGCATAAGCACCTGCACTCCGTGCCAGCTGGCCACCCTTGCCTGTTTTCAGTTCGACATTGTGAACCCAAGTACCCAGAGGGATGGCGCGAATCGCCATCGCATTCCCCGGCTGGATATCTGCAGACTCGCTTGCAACAACCTCAGCACCAACTTCGAGGCCAACAGGAGACAGGATGTAACGTTTCTCTCCATCAGCATAACTAAGCAGTGCAATACGCGCTGAGCGGTTCGGGTCATATTCAATGGAAACCACGCGAGCAGGAATCTCTTTTTTATCCCGCTTGAAATCAATAACGCGGTACTTGCGTTTATGACCACCACCTGTGTGGCGCTTGGTAATTCGTCCGTTATTATTGCGTCCGCCTGACTTTTTCAGAGGTTCCAAAAGTGACTTTTCAGGTGTCGCTGTGGTTACCTCCTCAAAAGTTGAGGCTGTCATGTGGCGGCGCCCCGGCGAGGTCGGCTTAAACTTTTTGATCGCCATTATTCTTACTCCGTATCCCTTAGACTGTCATCACACGCCAAAGAAGTCGATGTTGCTGCCTTCGGCGAGAGTTACATATGCTTTCTTACGATTAGGACGCTTGCCGAACTGTCGACCAACGCGCTTCACCTTGCCGGCAACGATCATCGTATTGACATCATCAACCTTGACGTTGAAAGCTTTTTCCACAGCCTGTTTGATTTCAATCTTGTTTGCATCTTTAGCTACTTCGAAAACAACGACACGACTTTCTTCTTTCTGAATCGCAGTCTTCTCCGTAACCAGCGGCTTTTTGATAATGTGATGTAAAGGTTTCATTACGCCAACGCTCCTTCCAGCTGCTCTACAGCGCCTTCGGTCAGAATCAGGTTGGAGTACTTCATCACATCATAAACATTGACACCTTCAGCTCTCAACACCTTCACATTACGAAGGTTACGCGCTGAAAGTTCAATTTCAGGACTTGCTGCATCAATTACAACAAGAGCATCCTTGAGATCAAAGCGATCCACAACCTGCTTAAAACTTTTCGTGCTGATCGCATCAAGTTTGAGCTCGGACAATACAGTCAGCTTCTGCTCCTGAAAACGGGAGGACAAGGCTGAACAGAGGGCCAATTTCTTCACTTTGCGATTCAACTTGAACGCATAGTCACGGGGACTCGGGCCAAATGCGACACCACCACCAACGTGAGTAGGGGCCGTAATGGTGCCCTGACGAGCGTTACCAGTACCTTTTTGTTTAAATGGTTTCTTACCACCACCGGCGACGTTTGCACGATTTTTACATGCGGCAGTTCCCTGACGACGCGCGGCCAGTTGATAGCGAACCATATCGTGAACCAGGTATGGACGAACTTCGGTATCGAAAACCTCGTCTTTCAGCTCACGCTCAGACACCTGGTTTTTTTGCATATCATAAACAGTTACTTTTGCCATGCTAGTATCTCCTGTCTCACAAACAGCCCGGCTTAAGCCTTGACGGCTTTGCGGATCGTGACCAGACCGTTTTTAGGGCCAGGTATTGCACCCTTCACCAGGATCAGGTTTTGATCAGCTCGAACGTCAACGATTTCAAGATTTTGAACCGTGACGCGCTCATTGCCCATCTGACCGGCCATTTTCTTACCTTTAAACACGCGTGAAGGCCAAGCACTGCAACCGATTGCACCAGGTGCACGATGAAACTTGGAGCCGTGAGTATTACGGCCACCTGAAAAGTTCCAGCGCTTCATAACACCTTGAAAGCCCTTACCTTTACTGGTTCCCATCACATCAATCAGATCACCAGCAGCAAAAACGTCTGCACAAGCAATCTCAGCACCAACTTCCAGCTCGGCAATCTCGCCATCCATTTCACGCAGATAGGAGAAAACACCTTTGCCAGCTTTTTTGAAATGCCCCATTTCAGGCTTATTGATCCGATGGGCCTTCTGCGCACCAAAACCGAGCTGAACCGCATCATAACCATCTGTATCGACGACTTTCTTCTGAACAACCGTGCAAGGTCCAGCTTCAATAACCGTCACAGGAATGCGCGTACCGCTTTCGGTAAATATCTGGGTCATGCCCAGTTTTTTTCCCAGAATTCCGTTAACCATCATACTATCCTTATAAAAACAATTCGTACTACAGCTTGATTTCAACAAAGACGCCAGCTGAAAGGTCAAGCTTCATCAGCGCATCCACTGTCTGCTGTGTCGGGTCAAGAATATCCAACAGCCGTTTATGAGTACGAATCTCGAATTGCTCACGGCTTTCCTTGTTTACGTGAGGACCACGCAGTACACAATACTTATTGATAACCGTCGGCAGAGGAATGGGACCGGCAAGATGGGACCCTGTCCGCTTGACTGTATCAACAATTTCATTGACTGCCATATCGAGCAGCTTATGATCGTACGCCTTCAGGCGAATTCTTATTTTCTGGCTGGACATGTGTAACCTCAATTACTCAATAATTTCGCTAACAACACCGGCGCCGACAGTACGACCACCTTCGCGAATCGCGAAGCGCAGTTCTTTGTCCATGGCGATCGGGGTGATCATCTGAACGGTCATGGAGATGTTATCTCCAGGCATTACCATTTCAACACCTTCGGGCAGCTCTACAACACCGGTTACGTCAGTGGTACGGAAGTAGAACTGAGGACGATAGCCCTTGAAGAAAGGAGTATGACGGCCACCTTCTTCTTTGGTCAGGATATAGGCTTCTGCCTTGAACCGAGTGTGAGGGGTGATGCTGCCGGGCTTGGCCAATACCTGACCACGCTCAATGTCTTCACGTTTAACACCGCGCAGCAACAGACCGACGTTATCGCCTGCCTGACCTTGGTCGAGCAGCTTGCGGAACATCTCAACACCGGTGACGGTGGTTTTGCTGGTGGCTTTCATGCCGACGATTTCAACTTCTTCGCCAACTTTGATGATACCGCGCTCAACACGACCGGTAGCAACAGTACCACGACCGGAGATGGAGAAGACGTCTTCAACAGGCATCAGGAACGGCAGGTCAACAGCACGTTCCGGCTCGGGAACATAGCTGTCAACAGCAGCCATCAGGTCGAGAATGCACTGCTCTTCAGGAGCACCGGTAGCGGCTTCGAGGGCCTTGAGGGCGGAACCGGCCACGATGGGCAGGTCATCACCGGGGAAGTCATAAGCGGACAGCAGTTCGCGAACTTCCAGCTCAACCAGCTCCATCAGCTCTTCGTCGTCAACCATGTCGGCCTTGTTCAGGAACACAACGATGGCGGGAACACCAACTTGGCGAGCAAGAAGGATGTGCTCACGAGTCTGAGGCATCGGGCCGTCAGCAGCAGAACAAACCAGAATTGCGCCGTCCATCTGCGCAGCACCGGTGATCATGTTCTTGACGTAGTCAGCGTGACCCGGGCAGTCAACGTGAGCATAGTGACGGGTAGCCGTCTCATACTCAACGTGAGCCGTTGCGATGGTGATACCACGCTCACGCTCTTCAGGAGCGTTGTCAATTTGATCAAATGCGCGCGCTTGAGCCAGACCCTGACCAGCCATAACTTTGGTGATCGCTGCGGTCAGTGTGGTTTTACCATGGTCAACGTGGCCAATGGTGCCAATGTTGACATGGGGCTTTGTTCTTTCAAATTTTTCCTTTGCCATGACTTCGCTCCTTAACCTTTCACTTTGGCGATAATCTCTTCAGAAATCGCTTTAGGCACTTGATCATAATGGTCAAACACCATCGTATACGTTGCACGCCCCTGCGTCATACTGCGCAGTTCAGTGGCATAACCAAACATACTTGCCAGAGGAACATGGGCACTAATCACCTGTGCACCACCGCGAGAATCCATCCCCTGAACCTTACCACGACGACTGTTCAGGTCGCCGATTACATCACCCATATACTCCTCAGGGACAACGACTTCTACAGCCATCATCGGCTCAAGCAGGGCAGGACCGGCCTTAGCAGCACCCTCTTTAAAGCCCATGGAGCCAGCAATCTTAAACGCCATCTCACTGGAGTCAACATCATGGTAAGAGCCATCATAGACAGAGACCTTGACGTCAACGATGGGGAAGCCAGCCAGAACACC
This is a stretch of genomic DNA from uncultured Desulfuromonas sp.. It encodes these proteins:
- a CDS encoding 50S ribosomal protein L23 produces the protein MKPLHHIIKKPLVTEKTAIQKEESRVVVFEVAKDANKIEIKQAVEKAFNVKVDDVNTMIVAGKVKRVGRQFGKRPNRKKAYVTLAEGSNIDFFGV
- the rplP gene encoding 50S ribosomal protein L16, encoding MLMPKKVKHRKQFKGRMKGAAKGATDINFGDFGLQATNRGWLSSRQIESARRAMTRYIKRGGKIWIRAFPDKSLTRKAAETRMGKGKGSPDSWVAVIRPGMVLYEMQGVSEEIAREAFRLAAHKLPISTKFVAREESSNEG
- the rplD gene encoding 50S ribosomal protein L4; amino-acid sequence: MAKVTVYDMQKNQVSERELKDEVFDTEVRPYLVHDMVRYQLAARRQGTAACKNRANVAGGGKKPFKQKGTGNARQGTITAPTHVGGGVAFGPSPRDYAFKLNRKVKKLALCSALSSRFQEQKLTVLSELKLDAISTKSFKQVVDRFDLKDALVVIDAASPEIELSARNLRNVKVLRAEGVNVYDVMKYSNLILTEGAVEQLEGALA
- the tuf gene encoding elongation factor Tu — encoded protein: MAKEKFERTKPHVNIGTIGHVDHGKTTLTAAITKVMAGQGLAQARAFDQIDNAPEERERGITIATAHVEYETATRHYAHVDCPGHADYVKNMITGAAQMDGAILVCSAADGPMPQTREHILLARQVGVPAIVVFLNKADMVDDEELMELVELEVRELLSAYDFPGDDLPIVAGSALKALEAATGAPEEQCILDLMAAVDSYVPEPERAVDLPFLMPVEDVFSISGRGTVATGRVERGIIKVGEEVEIVGMKATSKTTVTGVEMFRKLLDQGQAGDNVGLLLRGVKREDIERGQVLAKPGSITPHTRFKAEAYILTKEEGGRHTPFFKGYRPQFYFRTTDVTGVVELPEGVEMVMPGDNISMTVQMITPIAMDKELRFAIREGGRTVGAGVVSEIIE
- the rplV gene encoding 50S ribosomal protein L22, coding for MEAKAKLRFVRMSPQKARLVVDMIRGKNVQEALNILRFSPQKPAGIVAALVKSAVANAEQKGVADVDKLYVKTITVDQGPALKRFIPRAQGRASKIRKPTSHVQVVLDEI
- the rpsC gene encoding 30S ribosomal protein S3 gives rise to the protein MGQKVHPVGFRLGVIRTWESKWYADEDYARFVHEDLKLRNYLKKRLYHAGISKIEIERAAGKMKLNIYAARPGIIIGKRGSEVEALKQELAKLTDKEIFLNIQEVRKPEMNAQLVAEGVALQLERRVAFRRAMKRSVGQSLRFGAQGIKITCSGRLGGAEMSRTEWYREGRVPLHTIRADIDYGFAEAKTTYGIIGVKVLIFKGEVLSREL
- the rplB gene encoding 50S ribosomal protein L2; this translates as MAIKKFKPTSPGRRHMTASTFEEVTTATPEKSLLEPLKKSGGRNNNGRITKRHTGGGHKRKYRVIDFKRDKKEIPARVVSIEYDPNRSARIALLSYADGEKRYILSPVGLEVGAEVVASESADIQPGNAMAIRAIPLGTWVHNVELKTGKGGQLARSAGAYAMIAAKEGRYAQLRLPSGEVRLVLQECCATIGQVGNTDHENVKIGKAGRNRWLGKRPQSRGVAMNPVDHPHGGGEGKSSGGRHPVTPWGVPTKGYKTRTNKRTDKFIVRRRNK
- the rplC gene encoding 50S ribosomal protein L3; its protein translation is MVNGILGKKLGMTQIFTESGTRIPVTVIEAGPCTVVQKKVVDTDGYDAVQLGFGAQKAHRINKPEMGHFKKAGKGVFSYLREMDGEIAELEVGAEIACADVFAAGDLIDVMGTSKGKGFQGVMKRWNFSGGRNTHGSKFHRAPGAIGCSAWPSRVFKGKKMAGQMGNERVTVQNLEIVDVRADQNLILVKGAIPGPKNGLVTIRKAVKA
- the rpsS gene encoding 30S ribosomal protein S19, which encodes MARSIKKGPYVEESLLRKVDLEGGTTATKVIKTWSRRSTIIPEFVGHTFAVHNGKKFLPVYVTENMVGHKLGEFAPTRTYYGHGADKKSKRK
- the rpsJ gene encoding 30S ribosomal protein S10; the encoded protein is MSSQKIRIRLKAYDHKLLDMAVNEIVDTVKRTGSHLAGPIPLPTVINKYCVLRGPHVNKESREQFEIRTHKRLLDILDPTQQTVDALMKLDLSAGVFVEIKL